From Coffea arabica cultivar ET-39 chromosome 2e, Coffea Arabica ET-39 HiFi, whole genome shotgun sequence, the proteins below share one genomic window:
- the LOC140003722 gene encoding basic leucine zipper 23-like: MDDREVELSHHVLVPNFDSSSSVQASISVDSFLDELLRNGQTCTHTHTCNPPGPDATHTHTCYHTHTQVIPSEKVDNPSEKVDGPCDSRKSTSKTRRSSGNREAVRKYREKKKAHTAYLEEEAKKLRLVNQQLIRKVQRQAILEAEISRLRSLLLDVRGKIDTELGAYPLRKQCTASTKVKEGESGMQYSGLAMKLQCENDLTCFHPHGDSSIEDGGFGGCDKMGASSWEGNCQFATVACKANGPAERSGMDSVETRLSSASQAE; this comes from the coding sequence TTGGTTCCTAATTTCGATTCATCTAGCAGTGTTCAAGCATCAATCTCTGTGGATTCATTTCTTGATGAGTTGTTAAGAAATGGCCAAACATGTACTCACACCCATACTTGCAACCCTCCTGGCCCTGATGCTACACATACTCACACATGTTACCATACTCATACCCAAGTCATTCCATCTGAGAAAGTGGACAATCCTAGTGAGAAAGTAGATGGTCCTTGTGATAGTAGAAAGTCAACATCAAAGACTAGGAGGTCTTCTGGAAATAGAGAAGCTGTTAGGAAATATAGGGAGAAGAAAAAGGCACATACAGCTTACTTGGAAGAGGAAGCTAAGAAACTGAGACTGGTAAACCAACAGTTGATTAGGAAAGTGCAGAGGCAAGCTATTCTTGAAGCAGAAATCTCGAGGCTTAGAAGCCTTTTGCTCGATGTTAGAGGGAAGATTGATACTGAATTGGGTGCTTATCCCTTACGAAAGCAGTGTACTGCAAGCACTAAAGTTAAAGAAGGGGAGTCAGGGATGCAATATTCTGGTCTGGCAATGAAGCTTCAGTGTGAGAATGATTTAACTTGCTTCCATCCTCACGGGGATTCATCCATAGAGGATGGTGGTTTTGGTGGATGTGATAAAATGGGAGCTTCATCTTGGGAAGGAAACTGCCAGTTTGCAACTGTTGCTTGTAAAGCTAATGGACCTGCAGAAAGAAGTGGTATGGACTCCGTGGAAACAAGGCTTTCATCTGCATCTCAAGCAGAGTAA